The nucleotide window AGATCAAGACACCACTCAGCCGTTCGAACCTCCCAGCCCTGAGGATGCTTTCGTTGATGACGGGGATGAGAACGCTGGTTCTGGCGATGGGGCTGCTGAGACCAACACCCCGGTCGCCCCGTCAGAGACAACACTGCCGCCAACGCCTCAGGGCGATCGATTCAGCGACTTCAACATTATTCAACCGAAAGAAAAAAAGACAGGCCAGTACCGCTTCATTGGAACAGCGCAACCGGATGCCCTGATCAGCACAGCCCAAAAAGACATCATGACCGGGCGTGGTGGTGCCGACCTCTTTGCATTCATCAGAACTGGAGGTCCCATTGATGTCGTCACCGATTTCAATCGTCTAGACGAAGACAAGATCGGCATTGACGCCGAAACATTTCCTGGTATTGACACAATTGATCTGGCCATCGCCAACAACAAAACGGAATATCAACAACTCAAGCAGTCAGACGCAAACATCATTTATCAAGCCTACATAGGCAAACTTGTCTATAACGAAAATGGCTCACGGAAAGGACTCGGCAGCGACGATGCTGCGATTGCCAAATTCAAGGGCAATCCCTTGATCAACAGTGATGACATTGTCCTTATCAAAGCTAGTTCCACGCCAAGCAGCCCACAGGACGACCCAGACTCGAATCCCCCGACTGAGCCTGCAGATTCATCCCTGGTGGAAGAGCCAGAACCTGGAGAGGGCTCTGCGGAGGTGATTGCCGATCCCGGTAAGAGAGTGGTGGCTTATTTCGAGGAATGGGGGATTTACCAGCGTGATTTTCTGGTGAGTGATATCAACGTAGGAGAACTTACCCATGTCAACTACAGCTTTTTTGATGTGAAAGCCAATGGTGATGTGCAGTTGTTTGATTCCTGGGCCGCGACGGACAAACGCTTCAGTGTTTCTGATCAGGTGACTCGAACATTCTCTGCAGCTGAGTGGAAGGAGCTAAGTAGCAACCAGCGTAATGTTTATTCGCAAGGTGGAGAGTTCAAGGCCAACACCAACGGTGATGGGTCCGTCACGGTGACAGGTGTGCCAATGGATTGGAATACGCCAGTGGATTACGTGGGCAATCTGCGTCAGTTCGATCTGCTGAAACAACTCAATCCCGAGATCAATCTCGGTCTCGCTCTTGGCGGCTGGACACTCTCGGATGAGTTCAGTCTGGCCGTTGATTCAGCGGCGGATCGGGAGGCATTCACCAGCAGCATTGTCGACACACTTCAACGCTTTGATTTCTTTAACACAGTGGATTTTGACTGGGAATATCCCGGTGGTGGCGGCGAGACCGGGAATGCTGTTAGCCCTGAAGACGGGGTTAACTTTGCGCTCACTCTTGAGCTGTTGCGCACCAAACTCGATGCCCTGGAAACTTCTACAGGGGAGGAGTATGAGATCTCCGTGGCCACGGCCGGTGGCTATGACAAACTCGCCAATCTCAATCTCACAGGAATCGATCCCTACGTTGATTTCTATAACGTGATGACTTACGACTTTCATGGTGGCTGGGAATCGGTCACCGGTCATCAGGCAGCGATGGCGAATGATCTCGGTGGATATGACGTTGTCACAGCGATCCAACAATTCCAGGACAATGGCATCGATTTAAGCAAGGTTGTTTTGGGTGCTCCCGCTTACACGCGGGCCTGGGGCAATGTCGATGCCGGTGGGACCCTTGGTCTCGGGAATCCAGGTGATTCCAGGCAGGCTCCAGGATCTTTCGAGGCAGGGAATTATGACCAGAAGGATCTGATTACCGGGGTTGCTGATGGCTCGTTCACCTTGGTTTGGGATGACGATTCCAAAGCGGCATTCGTCTACAACGCAAACACGCGCGTTTGGAGTTCCATCGAAACTGCTGCCACGATTGCTGGCAAAGCGGCCTACGTGGATGCTCTCGGTCTTGGCGGGATGATGTTCTGGGCACTGTCCAACGACAGCAATGGCGATCAGAGCCTGATCAGCGCTGCCTCCGACCTCCTGATGGGTGGTGCCACCCCGGATGAGGTGATGGCCCGCAGTCTGCAATTTGACTACGTCCTCGGTGGTGATGGGCAGTTCGGTCTCGACGACTTCACCCTCCTTGCCTGAGGGACGGCCCTAGCGTGAGTTAAGACGTTTCACTCATGTCTGTGGGTTCTGGTCGGTCATTGATTCTCAGGCTCTTGAAGGTTCAAGCAGTTCTCGCCGCCATGTTTTTGAGCCTGTTGCAGCCGATGCAGGTGATGGCAGCTTCAGCTGCGTTGCCGGGTAGCCATAGCTTTGTCGCTGATGCGGTCCGTGATGTGGCCCCGGCCGTCGTTCGGATCGACACCGAGCGTGTGGTGGAACGTCAGCCTTTTGACCCCAACCTAATCGACCCACTGCTGCGTGATCTTCTCGGTGAGCCTGGCTTCGGTTACGGCCCAGAGCGCCAACGCGGTCAGGGGTCAGGGGTGGTGATCGACCGTCAGGGGCTCGTTCTCACCAACGCCCATGTTGTCGAGCAGGTGGAGGACGTGAACGTGACCCTGGCCAATGGCGATCAACGCGATGGTGAGGTGATCGGTCGTGATCCGGTCACCGACCTTGCTCTGGTTCGATTGCGTGGCACCTCTCTTCCGCCTTCTGCTCAGCTGGGCGATTCTGAGGCTCTCGAGGTTGGTGACTGGGCCATCGCCCTCGGCACCCTTACGGCCTGGAACGGACAGTCACGCTTGGGATCGTGAGCAGCTTGCACCGCAATATCAGCAGCCTTGGGTTTTCCGACAAGCGTCTTGATCTGATCCAGACCGATGCTGCGATCAACCCAGGAAACTCTGGTGGTCCTCTGGTGAATGCGGAAGGCCGCGTGATCGGGATCAATACGTTGGTTCGCTCTGGACCTGGGGCTGGACTTGGGTTCGCGATTCCCATCAATCTTGCCCGTCGTGTAGCCGAGCAGCTTCAGGCTTCCGGTGAAGTTGTGCATCCTTATCTCGGCGTTCAGCTGATTGCGCTCACCGCTCGCATCGCTCGGGAGCACAACGAGGATCCCAATGCCTTGGTTGAGCTCCCGGAACGAGCGGGAGCCCTAGTGCAGTCCGTCCTCCCGAACAGTCCGGCCCAGAGGGCGGGACTTCGTAGAGGAGACCTTGTGATCCAGGCCGGCGATGTCCCCATCGCCGATCCCCAGGATTTGTTGCAGCAGGTGGATGATGCTGAGATCAACAAGCCCCTCGCCCTATCCATCATTCGCGGGGAACAGGATCTGCAACTTTCAGTCAAACCGGAGCCCTTGCCGGGAATGAGCTGAAACTCTTGCTACGGTCGCGCCGATTACTAGCGGACCATGTCGGAACTTCAGAATCAGATGAAGCAGGCCGTCGCTGATGCTGCAGTGGAGCAATTCCAAGACGGCATGGTGGTTGGGCTTGGGTCCGGCTCAACAGCGGCCCTCATGATCAAGGGATTGGGTGAACGCCTTGCTGCAGGTCAACTGAACGACATCGTGGGAGTCACAACGTCTTTCCAGGGTGAAGTTCTTGCAGCTGAACTAGGGATTCCTCTCCGCAGCCTCAATGCGGTGGACCGAATCGATCTGGCGATCGACGGTGCTGATGAGGTCGACCCTTCGTTCCAACTCATTAAGGGTGGTGGTGCTTGCCATGTGCAGGAGAAACTTGTCGCTGCTCGAGCTGACCGTTTCATCGTGGTGGTCGATTCCACCAAGCTCGTGGAGCGTTTGAATCTTGGGTTTTTGCTTCCCGTCGAGGTCCTGCCCGGTGCCTGGGTGCAGATTCGCCAGCAACTGAATGCCATGGGTGGCGAAGCCGAACTGCGCATGGCCACCCGCAAGGCCGGTCCTGTGGTGACCGATCAGGGCAACCTGGTTCTGGATGTGCGATTTGAGGGTGGCATCGCTGATCCCGTCTCTCTTGAAAAGGACATCAACAACATTCCCGGCGTCCTTGAGAACGGTCTGTTCGTCAACCTTGCTGACGAGGTCCTCGTTGGACAGGTTGATGATGGTGTTGCCAGCGCACGCAGCCTTGAGAGGGCCCGCTGATTTCAGCTAAGACGAATCTTCACCGAATTGGCATGGCTGTGAAGTCCTTCACTGCCGGCCAATTCCATAACAGCACCACCGGTGGCTTCGAGGGCTTCACGGCTGAATTCAATCAGTGAGGTGTGACGCATAAAGGTTTCCACGCTGAGAGCACCGCTGTAACGCGCTGCGCCACAGGTGGGCAGCGTGTGATTCGGCCCAGCGAGGTAGTCCCCCACAGCCTCCGGACTCCAGGAACCGATGAAAATCGCACCAGCCTGTTGGATTCGGTCCGCCAGCATGCGAGGCCGTTCGACTAAGAGCTCGAGGTGCTCGGGGGCAAACCGGTCACTCAGCGACGCGCAGGTTTCGAGGTTGTCGCAGACCACGACGAGTCCCCACTGCTGCAAGGATTGCCGGCAAATGGCTTCCCGTGGGTGCTTTTGAAGTTGTTGCTCCAATTCAGCAGGAAGCGCCTCAGCCAGGGCGCTCGCGGTGGTGAGCAGGATCGCAGCCGCCAACGGATCATGTTCTGCCTGGGCCAAGAGATCAGCTGCAACCTGTTTCACGTCTGCCGACGCATCGGCAATCACCAGCACTTCGCTGGGGCCAGCGAGTGAGTCAATTCCCACCTGCCCGTAGACGAACTTCTTCGCCAGAGTCACGTAAAGATTGCCAGGCCCGCTGATCACGTCGACCTTCGGGATGGTTTCGGTGCCGAACGCCAGGGCCGCTATCGCCTGAGCCCCTCCGATTCGATACACCTCGCGGATACCCGCTAGGTGGGCGGCTGCCAGAACGGTGCGGTTCACCGTTCCGTCGGTGCCACCGGGGGTGACCATCACAAGCCTCTCCACCCCTGCCGCGCGTGCCGGTACAGCGTTCATGAGCACTGTGCTTGGGTATGAGGCACGCCCTCCTGGGACATAAAGGCCCGCGGCTTGAACAGGACGCCAGCGTCTCCCAAGACGCTCACCATGCACTCCTTTGACATCGAGGTCCAGAGGTTTCTGCCGCTGGTGGAAATCCTGGATCCGTCGATGGGCGAGTTCCAGAGCGTCCCTGAGATTGGCAGGCGTTTCGTCCCAGGCGCTCTGCAGCTCTGAGCCAGGGACTTGGAGTGGATCAGGGGCAAATCCATCGAACTGCTGTGTAAGCGCCATTAGGGCCTGATCGCCATCCATGCGCACCTGGTCAAGGATGGATTCGACGCTTTTTGCAGCTTCTCGCTGGGATTGGCCGGCTGTACGGGTCGCGATGCGATCGAGTTGCAGCTCCACATCGCCCGTCATGTCAATGCGATTGATCACAGAGGCATCAATGCTTTGAGGAGGGGGCGCTGTGGCGGCCACCGGCTGGTCATTCATTGGGCCACGTTAGTTCCAAAGCGGAACGACGGATGAGAAAGGATGCGCTGCGTTATGGTTATGGATTGTCGATCAGATCAAAGGCTCTGTGGCCAATAACAAGTCCTCAAAGAAGCGCGTCGAGATCGCTGAGCGCAGCCGCCTTCAGAACAAGGCCTACAAGTCGTCGATGCGCACGCTGATGAAGCGCTGCTTCAGCGCTTGTGAGACCTACAGCGCCACTCCCGGGGATGAGGCGAAGTCCACGGTTCAATCCAGTATGAGTGCAGCGTTCAGCAAGATTGACAAGGCCGTGAAGCGCGGTGTTCTCCATCGCAATGCAGGGGCCCATCAGAAAGCCCGTTTAAGCATGGCGGTGAAGAAGGCGATTGACCCGGCTCCAGCAAGCGCTGGTTGACTTCCAGAAAGATTCAGACTTTCGGCAGAATGGGTTCTGAAGGCGCGTTTCAGGACCCGATGCCCACACCCACCCTGATCGACAGTCACTGTCACATTGTCTTCAGGAATTTCGATGAGGATCTCGACGCAGTTGCGGAACGATGGCGTAACGCAGGCGTTGCGTCACTGTTGCATGCATGCGTTGAGCCCGCTGAGATTCCGGCAATCCGTGCATTGGCGGACCGGTTCCCTGAGTTGCGTTACTCCGTGGGAGTTCATCCGCTTGATACTGAGCATTGGGCTGATGACACCCAGGCTGTGCTGCGCGAAGCCGCCTGCGCTGATGATCGGGTGGTGGCCATCGGTGAACTAGGTCTCGATCTGTTTCGAGACAAGAATCTGTCTGAACAACTCGCCATTCTCCGACCTCAGCTGGATTTGGCGGTAGAGCTCAACCTGCCTGTGATCGTGCATTGCCGCGATGCAGCTGAGCCCATGCTTGAAGAACTGCGCGCCCGTCGGGCCCAGGGATGTTGCCCCGCTGGGGTGATGCACTGCTGGGGTGGAACTCCAGAGGAAATGCATCAGTTCCTGGAGCTCGGCTTCTTCATCAGCTTCAGCGGCACGGTTACCTTCCCGAAGGCTGTCCCCACCCACGATTGCGCCAGGCAAGTGCCCCGGGACCGCTTCCTCGTTGAAACGGACTGTCCTTTCCTGGCCCCGGTCCCTCGTCGGGGTAAGCGCAACGAGCCAGCTTTTGTTGCGGCGGTAGCGACTCGTGTCGCTGAGCTGAGGGAGCAATCGGTCGAACAAGTCGCCATGGACAGCACAGCCAACGCACGAGCCCTGTTCAAGCTGCCCTGACCATCAAGACACTCTATTCGCGCCAAAGTGTAAGATGTTTTATTGGCCTGGTCAGATGCAGTTCACTGTTCTCTGGCTCCCGAAGCGTCCATTACCGATCGGTGCATTGACGACGTCAGCTGTTCTGACCCGAGTGTTCTGAAGCCAGTGTCGCGGTCGTTGTTCCCCGTCAGGGTGCCACTGCCGCTGTTTTGGTTGAAAGCAACAGTGCGGTCCGTACAGCTCATCCTTCCAGGCCCTTACGTCCACCTTCTGATACTGCAGGTCTCCGCATGAGCAGCAGAGCGATTCAGGTCGCCAAGACCGCCACCTATCTCCCCGATCTGGTGGAGGTACAGCGGGCCAGTTTCAAGTGGTTCCTGGAGAAGGGCCTGATCGAAGAGCTGGAGAGTTTTTCTCCGATCACCGATTACACGGGAAAGCTAGAGCTTCATTTTGTAGGTAGTGAATACCGGCTGAAGCGTCCTCGTCACGACGTTGAGGAGGCCAAGCGACGCGATGCCACTTTCGCCTCGCAGATGTATGTAACTTGCCGGCTGGTTAACAAGGAGACCGGTGAGATCAAGGAGCAGGAGGTCTTCATCGGCGAGCTCCCGCTGATGACCGAGCGCGGCACGTTCATCATCAATGGCGCAGAGCGCGTGATCGTGAATCAGATCGTGCGCAGCCCCGGTGTCTATTTCAAAGATGAGCAGGATAAAAACGGACGCCGCACCTACAACGCGAGCGTGATTCCGAACCGTGGCGCCTGGCTGAAATTTGAAACGGACAAGAACGATCTGCTGCACGTTCGTGTTGATAAGACTCGGAAGATCAATGCCCATGTGCTCATGCGTGCCATGGGTTTGTCCGACAACGATGTGATCGATAAGCTCCGTCATCCGGAGTACTACAAAAAGTCGATTGAAGCGGCCAACGACGAAGGCATCAGTTCTGAAGATCAAGCTCTGTTGGAGCTTTACAAGAAGCTGCGTCCGGGCGAACCCCCTTCAGTGAG belongs to Synechococcus sp. WH 7805 and includes:
- the hisD gene encoding histidinol dehydrogenase, giving the protein MTGDVELQLDRIATRTAGQSQREAAKSVESILDQVRMDGDQALMALTQQFDGFAPDPLQVPGSELQSAWDETPANLRDALELAHRRIQDFHQRQKPLDLDVKGVHGERLGRRWRPVQAAGLYVPGGRASYPSTVLMNAVPARAAGVERLVMVTPGGTDGTVNRTVLAAAHLAGIREVYRIGGAQAIAALAFGTETIPKVDVISGPGNLYVTLAKKFVYGQVGIDSLAGPSEVLVIADASADVKQVAADLLAQAEHDPLAAAILLTTASALAEALPAELEQQLQKHPREAICRQSLQQWGLVVVCDNLETCASLSDRFAPEHLELLVERPRMLADRIQQAGAIFIGSWSPEAVGDYLAGPNHTLPTCGAARYSGALSVETFMRHTSLIEFSREALEATGGAVMELAGSEGLHSHANSVKIRLS
- a CDS encoding glycosyl hydrolase family 18 protein; protein product: MAFIGGGVDRVVGTSGVVAGFDPLRDRLDFGDISVHGMILGKLVDGSAVIVNPWQQDSYQRITDLNGDPVRWDQLAIENFAPVGNEHLRADAGGVISWELGVGPRSDAIAADAEGRIDFTEPGAAVSETVYIRSHEYGVQEVVSNFDPENDKISFIYLGTRERVSAVDTDQGLLISVEPSGQSVLIEGVQSTQLRADNVEFHFDQVREDNLEAVLGFDQNDVALVDRTVLLTPAAPTGASTDGFQVELGNPVYSIGAQLASAEPADHSGHGDQDHSGGHHHDHGYAAGTFHLQASGTLYWGGMSGTLTITNMSDRAIENWSVSFETPHRDFQSWAGDAVVEALEGGGNRVTLTPAAWNSTIGAGQSIAVSFNAESVGLDSSGELTSALFFLAGQGLVEEGPDQDTTQPFEPPSPEDAFVDDGDENAGSGDGAAETNTPVAPSETTLPPTPQGDRFSDFNIIQPKEKKTGQYRFIGTAQPDALISTAQKDIMTGRGGADLFAFIRTGGPIDVVTDFNRLDEDKIGIDAETFPGIDTIDLAIANNKTEYQQLKQSDANIIYQAYIGKLVYNENGSRKGLGSDDAAIAKFKGNPLINSDDIVLIKASSTPSSPQDDPDSNPPTEPADSSLVEEPEPGEGSAEVIADPGKRVVAYFEEWGIYQRDFLVSDINVGELTHVNYSFFDVKANGDVQLFDSWAATDKRFSVSDQVTRTFSAAEWKELSSNQRNVYSQGGEFKANTNGDGSVTVTGVPMDWNTPVDYVGNLRQFDLLKQLNPEINLGLALGGWTLSDEFSLAVDSAADREAFTSSIVDTLQRFDFFNTVDFDWEYPGGGGETGNAVSPEDGVNFALTLELLRTKLDALETSTGEEYEISVATAGGYDKLANLNLTGIDPYVDFYNVMTYDFHGGWESVTGHQAAMANDLGGYDVVTAIQQFQDNGIDLSKVVLGAPAYTRAWGNVDAGGTLGLGNPGDSRQAPGSFEAGNYDQKDLITGVADGSFTLVWDDDSKAAFVYNANTRVWSSIETAATIAGKAAYVDALGLGGMMFWALSNDSNGDQSLISAASDLLMGGATPDEVMARSLQFDYVLGGDGQFGLDDFTLLA
- the rpiA gene encoding ribose-5-phosphate isomerase RpiA yields the protein MSELQNQMKQAVADAAVEQFQDGMVVGLGSGSTAALMIKGLGERLAAGQLNDIVGVTTSFQGEVLAAELGIPLRSLNAVDRIDLAIDGADEVDPSFQLIKGGGACHVQEKLVAARADRFIVVVDSTKLVERLNLGFLLPVEVLPGAWVQIRQQLNAMGGEAELRMATRKAGPVVTDQGNLVLDVRFEGGIADPVSLEKDINNIPGVLENGLFVNLADEVLVGQVDDGVASARSLERAR
- a CDS encoding TatD family hydrolase, coding for MPTPTLIDSHCHIVFRNFDEDLDAVAERWRNAGVASLLHACVEPAEIPAIRALADRFPELRYSVGVHPLDTEHWADDTQAVLREAACADDRVVAIGELGLDLFRDKNLSEQLAILRPQLDLAVELNLPVIVHCRDAAEPMLEELRARRAQGCCPAGVMHCWGGTPEEMHQFLELGFFISFSGTVTFPKAVPTHDCARQVPRDRFLVETDCPFLAPVPRRGKRNEPAFVAAVATRVAELREQSVEQVAMDSTANARALFKLP
- the rpsT gene encoding 30S ribosomal protein S20, whose product is MANNKSSKKRVEIAERSRLQNKAYKSSMRTLMKRCFSACETYSATPGDEAKSTVQSSMSAAFSKIDKAVKRGVLHRNAGAHQKARLSMAVKKAIDPAPASAG